One genomic segment of Burkholderia multivorans ATCC BAA-247 includes these proteins:
- a CDS encoding branched-chain amino acid ABC transporter ATP-binding protein/permease, which translates to MKLGHLTWHPVAVLTLSLVAVSLALTATGTPLERATQIAIYTLYGMGVNLLVAYTGLVPFGASVFFGTTTYLVAVSLLHVLGNEVLALAASVIVTTVLAALIGAIVLRRRGLYFSLLTLACSQIAFEIAFKWTDVTGGENGLQNVPRPTFPTAAAFHVFACVTVIAVAWLLWRIVHAPFGRALQALRDNEQRAASLGYDTYRLKLRAFVISAAVIGYAGGLLCLMLQGAYANNLSWEHAGDSLLMTVLGGVHQFLGPLWGAIAFILLEDKLSSLTEHWWLIFAPIVIAFAFFSPEGIHGIVQRVLRRSRWTLVRDTIPARPDVIAPYRASRIDSDPATPVLSVRGLSKRFGSLVTADRIDLDVHPYRLHSFIGPNGAGKTTFFNMLTGVLSPSAGTITFDGRDVTKLAMFRRVRLGMSRSFQILSVFRNLTAFENVRVAVQAAQHDRLGLWRDAHKLDEQNAQTWSLLAAVGLVERAAHACESLSHGEQRLLEIALSLATRARLLLLDEPLAGLAEADRARVAAIIRELANHHAVLLIEHDIDRVLTISDRVSVLHRGRLIADGSPAEVARHPEVIEAYLGHAKGERPVDARLAARDDEARAHDGAAAAARRPLLRLENVKAGYTGNTILDGIDITLHEGEVIAILGRNGVGKTTTLRAATGVADVTAGRITFDGHDITGRPAHEINRLGLAMVPEGRRLFPNLTVAENLRLAARKGGASVDEMFALFPRLATRKDARAEHLSGGERQMVAIARALMAPAKAILLDEPFEGLAPAVVQEVLDAVVKLRERASVVIVEHQADMVLPIADRAYVLVNGRVAHESSAAALEQDAATQARLLGIVHDDAGSTLEMKTA; encoded by the coding sequence ATGAAACTCGGCCATCTGACCTGGCACCCGGTCGCGGTGCTCACCCTCTCGCTGGTCGCCGTGTCGCTCGCGCTCACCGCGACCGGCACACCGCTCGAACGCGCGACGCAGATCGCGATCTACACGCTGTACGGGATGGGCGTGAACCTGCTCGTCGCCTACACGGGGCTGGTGCCGTTCGGCGCATCGGTGTTCTTCGGCACGACCACCTATCTGGTCGCCGTGTCGCTGCTGCACGTGCTTGGCAACGAAGTGCTCGCGCTCGCGGCCAGCGTGATCGTGACGACCGTGCTGGCCGCGCTGATCGGCGCGATCGTGTTGCGCCGGCGCGGGCTGTACTTCTCGCTGCTCACGCTCGCCTGCTCGCAGATCGCGTTCGAGATCGCGTTCAAGTGGACCGACGTGACCGGCGGCGAAAACGGCCTGCAGAACGTGCCGCGCCCGACCTTCCCGACGGCCGCCGCCTTCCACGTGTTCGCGTGCGTGACGGTGATCGCCGTCGCCTGGCTGCTGTGGCGCATCGTGCATGCGCCGTTCGGGCGCGCGCTGCAGGCGTTGCGCGACAACGAGCAGCGCGCGGCGAGCCTCGGCTACGACACCTACCGGCTCAAGTTGCGCGCCTTCGTGATCTCGGCGGCCGTGATCGGCTATGCGGGCGGCCTGCTGTGCCTGATGCTGCAGGGCGCGTATGCGAACAACCTGAGCTGGGAACACGCGGGCGACAGCCTGCTGATGACCGTGCTCGGCGGCGTCCACCAGTTTCTCGGGCCGCTGTGGGGTGCGATCGCGTTCATCCTGCTCGAGGACAAGCTGAGCAGCCTCACCGAGCACTGGTGGCTGATCTTCGCGCCGATCGTCATCGCGTTCGCGTTCTTCTCGCCCGAAGGCATCCACGGCATCGTGCAGCGCGTGCTGCGGCGGTCGCGCTGGACACTCGTGCGCGACACGATTCCCGCGCGTCCCGACGTCATCGCACCGTATCGCGCAAGCCGCATCGACTCCGATCCCGCTACGCCGGTGCTGAGCGTGCGCGGCCTGTCGAAGCGTTTCGGCTCGCTGGTGACCGCCGACCGGATCGACCTCGACGTCCATCCGTACCGGCTGCACAGCTTCATCGGCCCGAACGGCGCGGGCAAGACCACCTTCTTCAACATGCTGACCGGCGTGCTGTCTCCGAGCGCCGGCACGATCACGTTCGACGGCCGCGACGTGACGAAGCTCGCGATGTTCCGGCGCGTGCGGCTCGGCATGAGCCGCTCGTTCCAGATCCTCAGCGTGTTCCGCAACCTCACCGCGTTCGAGAACGTGCGTGTCGCCGTGCAGGCCGCGCAGCACGATCGCCTCGGCCTGTGGCGCGACGCGCACAAGCTCGACGAACAGAATGCGCAGACCTGGTCGCTGCTCGCGGCAGTCGGCCTCGTCGAGCGCGCGGCGCACGCGTGCGAAAGCCTGTCGCACGGCGAGCAGCGCCTGCTCGAAATCGCGCTGTCGCTCGCGACGCGCGCGCGCCTACTGCTGCTCGACGAGCCGCTCGCCGGTCTCGCCGAAGCCGATCGCGCGCGCGTCGCCGCGATCATTCGCGAGCTCGCGAACCATCATGCGGTGCTGCTGATCGAGCACGACATCGACCGCGTGCTGACCATCTCGGATCGCGTCAGCGTGCTGCATCGCGGCCGTCTGATCGCGGACGGCTCCCCCGCCGAGGTTGCGCGCCATCCGGAAGTGATCGAAGCGTACCTCGGTCATGCGAAAGGCGAACGGCCGGTCGATGCGCGGCTCGCCGCGCGCGACGACGAAGCTCGCGCGCACGACGGTGCGGCGGCAGCCGCGCGCCGGCCGCTGCTCCGTCTCGAAAACGTAAAGGCGGGCTACACCGGCAACACGATCCTCGACGGCATCGACATCACGCTGCACGAAGGCGAAGTGATCGCGATCCTCGGACGCAACGGCGTCGGCAAGACGACGACGCTGCGCGCCGCGACCGGCGTCGCCGACGTCACGGCCGGGCGCATCACGTTCGACGGCCACGACATCACCGGCCGCCCCGCGCACGAGATCAACCGCCTCGGCCTCGCGATGGTGCCCGAGGGCCGCAGGCTGTTCCCGAACCTCACCGTCGCGGAAAACCTGCGGCTCGCCGCGCGCAAGGGCGGCGCGAGCGTCGACGAGATGTTCGCGCTGTTCCCGCGCCTCGCGACCCGCAAGGACGCGCGCGCCGAACACCTGTCGGGCGGCGAGCGGCAGATGGTGGCGATCGCGCGCGCGTTGATGGCGCCCGCGAAGGCGATCCTGCTCGACGAGCCGTTCGAAGGGCTCGCGCCCGCCGTCGTGCAGGAAGTGCTCGACGCGGTCGTGAAGCTGCGCGAGCGCGCGAGCGTGGTGATCGTCGAGCACCAGGCCGACATGGTGCTGCCGATCGCCGACCGCGCGTACGTGCTCGTCAACGGCCGCGTCGCCCACGAAAGCAGCGCGGCCGCGCTCGAACAGGACGCGGCCACGCAGGCAAGACTGCTCGGCATTGTGCATGACGATGCCGGTTCAACCCTGGAGATGAAAACAGCATGA
- a CDS encoding branched-chain amino acid ABC transporter permease: MAEMVLSQVANGLVLGFLYVLLAIGLSIICGLLGIVNFAHGALFALGAYFAIALSTQFGWAAVVLAPLLVAAVGVLIEVVFIRRLYGKEPLLSLIVTFALSLLITALTRLVWGAGGLPFGPPDALGGLLVYGPLLITKYRLFVLGATVAILVALWWFMNYTPYGRILRAGSRDPEMVGLLGINLPRVLTGAFALGALLAGAAGVLAAPLLTVTPGMATAAVMPAFVIVTIGGLGSFAGAVVAGLLVGIVTALAVQFFPEGSSVAMYVLMAVVLLVRPRGLFGERWERFE, from the coding sequence ATGGCAGAAATGGTGTTGTCCCAGGTTGCCAACGGACTGGTGCTGGGATTCCTTTACGTGCTGCTCGCGATCGGGCTGTCGATCATCTGCGGGCTGCTGGGCATCGTGAATTTCGCGCATGGCGCGCTGTTCGCGCTCGGCGCGTATTTCGCGATCGCGCTATCGACGCAGTTCGGCTGGGCGGCCGTCGTGCTCGCGCCGCTGCTCGTCGCCGCGGTCGGCGTGCTGATCGAGGTGGTCTTCATCCGGCGGCTGTACGGCAAGGAGCCGCTGCTCAGCCTGATCGTCACGTTCGCGCTGTCGCTGCTGATTACCGCGCTGACGCGACTCGTGTGGGGCGCGGGCGGCCTGCCGTTCGGCCCGCCCGACGCGCTCGGCGGCCTGCTCGTCTACGGGCCGCTGCTGATCACGAAATACCGGCTGTTCGTGCTCGGCGCGACGGTCGCGATCCTCGTCGCGCTGTGGTGGTTCATGAACTACACGCCGTACGGGCGGATCCTGCGCGCGGGCAGTCGCGATCCGGAGATGGTCGGCCTGCTCGGCATCAACCTGCCGCGCGTGCTGACCGGCGCGTTCGCGCTCGGCGCGCTGCTCGCGGGCGCCGCCGGCGTGCTGGCCGCGCCGCTGCTCACGGTCACGCCGGGCATGGCGACCGCCGCGGTGATGCCCGCGTTCGTGATCGTCACGATCGGCGGCCTCGGCTCGTTCGCGGGCGCCGTGGTCGCGGGCCTGCTGGTCGGCATCGTGACCGCGCTGGCCGTGCAGTTCTTTCCCGAAGGCTCATCGGTCGCGATGTACGTGCTGATGGCCGTCGTCCTGCTGGTACGCCCTCGCGGGCTGTTTGGCGAACGCTGGGAGCGCTTCGAATGA
- a CDS encoding ABC transporter substrate-binding protein, producing the protein MTDQHQQDDTLSSHRRDASDSPAPSRRAWLVTAGKALAGGAAALAAPAIVRAQGEQPLRLGLLMAKQGVWTEQGEVIANGVKLALDDAGNHARGRRIDLVWYDEPNPQSAQQNMQKLVEQDKAIAVIGGTNSGTSLAMSSVAWRTKTPYIAPNAAARELTGSSCNPYTFRVLSPTPVTCRALAPSLFAIGRKWHFLVANYAYGQDIQRSMSELLKQSGGTMTGADVTPLNTTDFSSFILKIRQSKPDVVLLGLPGGDLSTFLKQYAEMGMKGRIPVACPIIGDSDLWSISVDAATGYYGKPWHFSSPGHSPDEVAFVKRYTAKYGKPPADKAWIGWFTTRALLQAINQAKSTSGADIVQSLETVQLVDGSGPAHFRPWDHQLLRRWTVFKVKDRIADKWDWLDPISVVPQNPAELDRLYGTRQEIGCTMAAR; encoded by the coding sequence ATGACGGACCAGCACCAGCAGGACGACACCCTTTCCAGCCATCGGCGCGACGCATCCGACAGCCCGGCGCCGTCGCGACGCGCGTGGCTCGTGACCGCGGGCAAGGCGCTCGCGGGCGGCGCGGCGGCGCTCGCCGCGCCCGCGATCGTGCGCGCCCAAGGCGAGCAGCCGCTGAGGCTCGGACTGCTGATGGCCAAGCAGGGCGTATGGACCGAACAGGGCGAAGTGATCGCCAACGGCGTCAAGCTCGCGCTCGACGACGCAGGCAACCACGCGCGCGGCCGCCGCATCGATCTCGTGTGGTACGACGAACCCAATCCGCAGTCGGCGCAGCAGAACATGCAGAAGCTCGTCGAGCAGGACAAGGCGATCGCGGTGATCGGCGGCACCAACAGCGGCACGTCGCTGGCGATGTCGTCGGTCGCGTGGCGCACCAAAACGCCGTATATCGCGCCGAACGCCGCCGCGCGCGAGCTGACCGGCAGCAGTTGCAACCCGTATACGTTCCGCGTGCTAAGCCCGACGCCCGTCACCTGCCGCGCGCTCGCGCCGTCGCTGTTCGCGATCGGCAGGAAATGGCACTTCCTGGTCGCGAACTACGCGTACGGACAGGACATCCAGCGTTCGATGTCCGAGCTGCTGAAGCAGTCCGGCGGCACGATGACCGGCGCCGACGTCACGCCGCTGAACACGACCGATTTCAGCTCGTTCATCCTGAAGATCCGCCAGTCGAAGCCCGACGTCGTGCTGCTCGGGCTGCCGGGCGGCGACCTGTCGACGTTCCTGAAGCAATACGCGGAAATGGGCATGAAAGGCCGCATTCCGGTCGCGTGCCCGATCATCGGCGATTCGGATCTGTGGTCGATCAGCGTCGATGCGGCCACCGGCTACTACGGCAAGCCGTGGCACTTCAGCTCGCCCGGCCATTCGCCGGACGAAGTCGCGTTCGTCAAGCGCTACACGGCGAAGTACGGCAAGCCGCCCGCTGACAAGGCATGGATCGGCTGGTTCACGACGCGCGCGCTGCTGCAGGCGATCAACCAGGCGAAAAGCACGTCCGGCGCGGACATCGTGCAGAGCCTCGAGACCGTGCAGCTCGTCGACGGCAGCGGCCCCGCGCACTTCCGTCCATGGGATCACCAGCTGCTGCGGCGCTGGACCGTGTTCAAGGTGAAGGACCGGATCGCCGACAAATGGGACTGGCTCGACCCGATCTCCGTCGTGCCGCAGAACCCTGCCGAACTCGACCGCCTGTACGGCACGCGGCAGGAGATTGGCTGCACGATGGCCGCGCGCTGA